One stretch of Planctomycetia bacterium DNA includes these proteins:
- a CDS encoding TonB-dependent receptor, translated as MNGEKLDTHRKALKINLDNRRYGTFAEIGAGQEVVRWFFRVGGASGTIAKSMSAYDMAVSDAIYGPCDRYVCRPRLESMLDYEHELNLARLNESRGDMTAFFTFADTVAARNFKGTNDCHGWMGVKFQAHPRDQDSQVIIHVRMLDAEATLQQEALGIVGVNLLYGAFYLNHEPEQLVESLLDSLTVNRIEIDMIEFSGIAFRHVDNRLMSLKLVQLGLSRAAMFSSKGEVLQPSEVLHKKAILVERGRFRPVTHVNVDMMRAAREEFSKDAGVPQEQVVELMEITMQNLSNGGQIDHRDFLARADVLGATGATVLVSDYFEYYRLAAYLSRYTKQKIAITMGGAALRQLFDEKYYGSLDGGILESFGRLFKNDLKLFIYPYRDAASGELRNVQNIDIAPELRKLYGYLVDKGCIEQLENVDDRYLHIFSDAVLTKIQQHDASWREMVPAEVVDMIEKRCLFGYRREPKFAEK; from the coding sequence ATGAATGGCGAGAAGCTGGACACGCATCGCAAAGCGCTGAAAATCAATCTCGATAACCGCCGCTACGGCACCTTCGCCGAGATCGGCGCCGGGCAGGAAGTCGTCCGCTGGTTTTTCCGCGTCGGCGGGGCCTCAGGCACGATCGCCAAGAGCATGTCGGCCTACGACATGGCCGTGAGCGACGCCATCTACGGCCCTTGCGACCGCTACGTTTGCCGCCCGCGGCTGGAGAGCATGCTCGACTACGAGCACGAGCTGAACCTCGCCCGGCTGAACGAAAGCCGCGGCGACATGACGGCGTTCTTCACGTTCGCCGACACCGTGGCCGCCCGCAATTTCAAAGGCACCAACGACTGCCATGGCTGGATGGGGGTGAAGTTCCAGGCCCATCCGCGCGATCAAGACAGCCAGGTCATCATCCACGTGCGGATGCTGGATGCCGAGGCCACGCTGCAACAAGAAGCGCTCGGCATCGTCGGCGTGAACCTGCTTTATGGTGCGTTCTATTTGAACCACGAGCCGGAACAACTCGTCGAGTCGCTGCTCGACAGCCTGACGGTCAACCGGATCGAAATCGACATGATCGAGTTCTCCGGAATCGCGTTCCGGCATGTCGACAATCGGTTGATGAGCTTGAAGCTCGTGCAGCTCGGCCTGAGCCGAGCGGCGATGTTCTCCTCGAAAGGCGAGGTGTTGCAGCCGTCCGAAGTGCTGCACAAGAAAGCCATTCTGGTCGAGCGCGGCCGGTTCCGCCCGGTCACGCACGTCAATGTCGACATGATGCGGGCCGCGCGCGAGGAGTTTAGCAAGGACGCCGGCGTACCCCAGGAGCAGGTCGTCGAGTTGATGGAGATCACGATGCAGAATCTGTCCAATGGCGGGCAGATCGACCATCGCGATTTTCTCGCCCGGGCGGACGTGCTGGGAGCGACCGGCGCGACGGTGCTGGTCTCGGATTACTTCGAGTACTACCGCCTCGCGGCTTACCTGTCGCGTTACACCAAACAAAAGATCGCCATCACGATGGGCGGGGCCGCGTTGCGGCAGTTGTTCGACGAAAAATACTACGGCTCGCTCGACGGCGGCATTCTGGAATCGTTCGGCCGCTTGTTCAAGAACGACCTGAAACTGTTCATCTACCCCTATCGCGACGCGGCGTCCGGCGAACTGCGCAACGTGCAGAACATCGACATCGCCCCCGAGCTGCGCAAGCTTTACGGTTACCTGGTCGACAAGGGCTGCATCGAGCAACTGGAAAACGTCGACGACCGCTACCTGCACATCTTTTCCGACGCCGTGTTGACCAAAATTCAGCAGCACGACGCAAGTTGGCGGGAAATGGTCCCCGCCGAAGTCGTCGACATGATCGAAAAGCGCTGCCTCTTCGGTTACCGTCGTGAACCGAAATTCGCGGAGAAGTA